The nucleotide window CCGGACGGTGTCGATGATGAGCAAATAGGCAATAATGGCGAGCGGGATCATCGTGTCTCCTCCAATACGTGGATGCCGAGTTTTTCCACACCAGCGACGGTGTTGCCCACGACGAATGCGGCGCGGGTGGGGGACGGCTGCCCGGATTCGGGGTCCCATACGAGCATGGTGCGGAATCCGCCGGTGCCGCCGTTATGGAATGTGTAGTTCTGGTCGTCTTCGCCTGTCAGGTCCGCCCACCCATATTCGGGCAAGCCATGTGCGGTAACCCATTCGACATATTTGGCCATGTCGGCGGGTGTGGAGCGGATCGCGCCGGCGGGTGCCCACCCGTCCATGTCCCACGGCTCGGCTGATCGGCCGCTACCGTCGAGGCCGCGAGGCGCGCCGTCGTTGGTGTGCGCCAGCGCGATGTAGGTGTTGTCCATGCCGGCAAGCTCGAAGATTCGCGTGCGCAGCAGTTCTTCGTACGGTACGTCGGCGTGTGTGGCCAGCAATTGGCCGAGCAGGGCGTGGCCGTAGTTGGAATATTGCATCTCGCCCCGGTTAGTGAGCTCGGCTGCGCTGGCGGCGTCGAGGATGTCCTGTGGGGTGTCGCGCCGGTAGGCGTTGCCGCCGTCGCGAAAGTTCGCAACCATGATTTCGGCGAAGCTCAAACTCTCCATCACAGCAAGTCCCGAGGTGTGGTTGAGCAATTCCTCCAAGGTGACATCCGCGATGGGGGCGGAAGCGACGTCGATGATGTCCTGCACTTGGGTGTCCAAGGTGAGTGAGCCTTCGTCGATGAACTGGCGGACTAGCTCTGCGTTGAAGGTTTTGGTGACAGAGCCGATTTCGAACTCGGTGTGCTCGTCAGCACCGAGACCTCCGAATGCGACTTCGCCGTTGTCGTAGATGAATCCTGCGAGCTGGTGGTGACCTTTCTCCGCGTGATCGGCGAAAGAGGATGCGATGCGTTCGTTCCCGGTGCGCTCGGCGGCTACGTCGATAGGGCGCGGTCCAAGGGCTATGAGGAGGACGAAAATAACAGCCCCGGCACCGAGTCCGGTCAGCAGGGCAGGTGTTCGTGGTACTTGCATCACTGCCGCCCTGGAGTGTTATCAAGGCGTGTGAGCAACTGGATGTCCAGCTCATTGACATCTACGGCGCTTGAGTTGGCTACGTAGGCCGCGCGAGGTGATTCGGATGCAGTGTCCCAGCTCAAAACGTTGGAGTACCCAGCAGTGCCGCCGCCTTTTGAAATGCATTCGACACCGCCAATGTTGCACTGGTGCCACGCATGGCCAGGGCCTCCATGTGAGGCGACCCAATGCGCGTACTTCGCCATGTCGGCTGCAGTGGAATGCGCAGCACCGGCGGGAGCCCACCCATGCTCTTCCCACGGTTTCACCGGGCGGCCATTAAAACCCAACCCCTGTGGAGCGTTGCGGGTCGTGCCTGGCAGCGCGATGTAGGTGTCACTCATGCCGGCGGGCTCGAAAATTCGGGAGCGGACCAGCGCCTCGTAGTTGGTTTTCTGATGAACCGCGAGCAGCTGACCAACCAGGGCGTGGCCAAAGTTGGAATAGAGAAACTGTCGGCGGTGTCGAAGTCGCGCACGCGCAGCTGTCGCAAACACCTGCTCGGGTGTGCGGCGGCAGTAATACCGAAAAAGATCTAGAGACGGCGCGACGTTGTTGTGAAAGAACCCGTTGGTGCCCACTGGCCCTAATCCAGAGGTGTGGTCGAGCAGCTCTTCGAGGGTGACGCTAGCAATCGGTGCGTCGGGCACGTCGATAATCTCGCCCACTGTGGTACGCGGGGCAAGAGCGCCCTCGCTGACAAGCTGGCGCACCAGTTCAGCGTTGAAAGTCTTGGTGATTGATCCGATCTCAACCTCAGTGTGCTCATCTGCACCGAGACCGCCGAAGCGGACCGTACCGGCTTCGTAAATGAATGCGCATAGCGCGCGGTGGCCATCCTCTGCGCAGGTGGCAAGGATTTCTGCAATCTCCGGATCACCAGTGCGCTGAGTAGCCAGTTCGATTGGGTGGGAAAGAACCGGGCGCATTAGTGAGCCTCCGAGGCGATCATGATGGTCATCAGCGGAATCACGCGCGCTGGGGGGATCTCGTATGCGCCGGCGGTCTTCGTTACCCATCCGGCGGACTGGAGCTCTTTCAGGTGGTGGTAAGCAGTGCCGGTGGAGGACACGATTTCCGCTTCGACGAGATCGGCAGCGGTGGCTGGTTTATTGAGCAAGTAGCGCAGCATCTCGCCACGGACGGGGTGGGCGAGGGCTGCGAGGCGTTCGATTTGCCCGTCCCACGGATCGTCCGTGATCCAGTGAGTTGGCCGGGCCCATTGGTATTCGTAATCACCCGTGCCGAGAGTGACATAGCCATGCAGCATCACGCCGCCGTCAGCGGTGGCGTTGTAATCAATGGGCACTTCGCTGGGAGAGCCGGGAAGGTGTGCTTCGAGCACGGCAACCCGCTCCTCCAGCGCTTCGATGCGCGCTACGGTTTCTGAAGGGGTCGAGTTCATGAGTTCTAGAATTCCAGAAAACTAGAAACCGGGCAACCGATTCCCGAAAATCAAACCCCGGATCAAGGATTTCGGATCCGCCCAATTTCGGGCTTCTAAGGCGGTTATCCGACATCTATGATCCGAAGTTTGCGCAGGGGGGAGGGGTGCCAACCTAGATAATGCGCCGCTGCCTCGCCGTATCCACGGCAGCAGTGCGGTTATCCACGCCCAACTTGGAGTAGATGTGGATCAAATGCGTCTTCACTGTCGCCTGCGAGATGAACAACCGCTCCGCTATCTCGCGGTTCGAGGCACCGGTCTGCAGCGCCTGCAGCAGCTCAATCTCGCGTTCTGAAAGCGCCTCTTCGGGACGCATTACGCGCTCCGCCAGCACGTTCGCGACCTGCGGCGACAACGCCCGCTCGCGCCGGGCGGCGCGCACCACCGCGTCGTGAAGCTCGTCTTCAGGCGCGTCTTTCAGCAGGTAGCCCATCGCCCCCGCCTCGACCGCGGCCACCACATCCGCCTGCGTGTCGTAAGTGGTGAGGATCAGCACGGGTGGGCCGCCGGCCGCCACGAGGCGACGGGTCAGCGCGATACCGTCAGCCCCCGGCATCTGAATATCGCTGACCACCACGTCCACATCGTCGGGCACTTCGGCGGTCCCGTCGGCAGCCTCGGCGACCACTTCGATGTCGCCGAACGAGTTCAGGACGGCTCGCAAGCCTGCGCGTACGACAGGATGATCGTCGATAAGCATGACCTGCAACTTCTCTGAACCCTGCACTATCATCCTTCCTGTTGCCCACTGAGCGGCAATGTCGCGGCGAGCACGTTGCCCTCAACCGTGAGTTCCCCGCCAGCCTCTTCCACGCGTGCGCGCAATCCCTTCAGCCCGAAGCCTTCCGGGCCGGTGATGCCGCGGCCATTGTCGTAGATGTCGACGGTTGCTTGGGCACCAAGCTTATCGACGGTCACCACCGCGACGTCTGCCCCCGCGTGCCGCACAATATTGCTCAATCCTTCGCGCACGATGCGCTCGGTGACCGATGCCGCTGGTTCCGGTAGGTCAACGGCGTTGACGCGGACATCCAGCGGGGTGCCCAACGCGAGCTGGCGGGCCTCAGCGCCCCGCGCAAGCCGGTCGATACGCGCGGTCAGCGGCTCGGTTGTGGGCGCGCTACCTGTTGCTCCGGCCGCGTTGCCGGAGACAAAACGGCGGGCTTCCGCCAGGTTATCTGCTGCGGTCTCTCGAATGACGGTGAGCGTGTCGTGGGTGGACGTGGGGGCGTCGATAAGCGAAAGCTCTTTATCTAAAGCTCGGCCGAGTAACACGATGGAGCTCAAGCCCTGAGCCATGGTGTCGTGGACCTCGCGGGAGAGGCGCGAGCGCTCCTCGGCGACTCCGGCCGCGTGCTCGGCGGCGGCGAGCTCGAGTTGGGCTGCCTGCAGATCCGCGGCGAGCTGGCGGTAGTGCTCCGCATCTGCGCGAAGCACCTGGTAGGCGTGCACGATGCCGATGGCCAAAATCGTGCCAATCGTTGGGCCGATGAGGCCGCCGACGCCACTTCCTGGAACGGTAACCGTGAGTGTGTAGGCCAACAGGCCCGCAGTGACGGCGAGGCCCCAGCCGGTGGGCAAGACGAAGCAGGCGACCATGACCAGCGGAAATTCCAGCCACACGAAGGTGGGGGAGAGGGCGACGAGGATGATCCAGAGCACGATGACCGCGGTAAGCCAAACCGCCGCCTGGCCGTGCGTATAAGCGCGACCGCGGTTCTGGTGCACGGTGCCGAACAAGTACACGGCGGCGAACGCGGCGACAACGCACACCGCAGACCACGAGCGCGTGCCAATCAGTCCCACCACCAGCAGGACGGCGACGAGCACGTGCAGGCTCACGCGCAGGGTGGCCAGGATCCGGTTCGAGCTCATGCGCGCAACACTAGCGTGCAGCACCTACAGCTCGGGGGACGGCGAATCAACCGATCGGTTGATTCCGATTTCAACCGGCTTCCCGATGTAATAAAGCCCAGCTCAGCGCGAGAATTGAAGCCATGTTCGTAGGAATTCGAGAAATCAAGAAGGCGAAGGGTCGCTTCGGACTGATCGTTGGCACCGTCGCGTTGATCACCCTTCTCGTTGTTGTCCTGACCGGCCTGACCTCGGGCCTGGGTAAGCAGAACACGTCGGCGCTGGAGGCGCTCGCGCCGGAAGCGGTGGTGTTTGAGGACCAGCAGAATCCGTCGTTTACCACTTCTCGCGTACAGGCGAAGGACGGAACCGTCCCACTGGGCACCGGCCAAACTCTGATGCAGGCCGCCGACGGCGAAGAAGACTCCGTTGCCGTCCTCGCGCTTCCGAGTGGCACCGAGCTGCCCGGCGGAGAGGTGCTCGGCAGCGGCGCTGTCGCGTCGGAGTCGATCGGACTCTCCGCCGGTGAGTCAGTCCGCATCGGCCCGGCTGAGACGACCGTCGACGCTGTTACGGGAGACCTGCAGTTCTCGCACACGCCGGTAATTTGGGTGCCCACCGAGATCTGGCAGCAGGTATTCCACACCGACGCGGATGGCACCGTGCTGCTTTCCCGGGACGCGGATATCGACGGCAGCGTGAGCCTGAAGGAGTCCTTCCAGGGGCTGGCTGCCTACGGCTCCGAGCGCGGATCGCTGATGCTCATCCAGGGCTTCCTCTACGCCATCGCGGCTCTGGTGATCATCGCGTTCCTCACCGTGTGGACCATGCAGCGCACGCGCGACCTGGCAATCCTTAAGGCCATCGGTGCATCGAACTCGTACCTGATGAAGGACGCGCTTAGCCAGTCCGCAGTCCTGCTCGCGATCGGGGTCTTAGTCGGCGGTCTCGGCGCCTTCGGCATTGGCATGGCCATGGCCGGTGTTGCACCGTTCACCCTCACCGCGCCTGTGGTCGCCGCGCCGCCGGTCGCCGTGTGGGTGCTCGGCATGGCCGGCGCACTTCTAGCAACTCGCTCCATCACCAAAATCAACCCGCAAAGCGCACTTGGAGGTGTCGCGTAATGTCCAACGCCAATCTCGAACTCAGTAACGTCACCGTCACGTTCCAGGACGGCGAAGAGCGCCTGACCGTCCTCGACCAGCTGGACTTCACCGCGGAACCCGGCCAGCTCACCTTCATCGTTGGCGAGTCCGGCTCCGGCAAGTCCACGTTGCTGTCTGTCGCCGCCGGGCTGATTCAACCCGATTCCGGCACCGCCACGCTCGGAGGGATGAAGATTGACCACGAGGTGCGTCGCGAGAAGATCGGCATGATCTTCCAGCAGGCCAACCTCATTTCCGCCCTCAACGTCCGCGACCAGCTTCTGGTTACTGACCACTTGCGTGGCGTAAAGCCCCGCAAAGAGAGGGCGGATGAGCTTCTTGCCGCAGTCGGCCTCGAAAGCTTAGGCGATCGCGACATGCAGGCACTTTCCGGCGGTCAGCGCCAGCGTGTGGGCATCGCTCGTGCGCTCATGGGAGAGCCGGAGCTTGTGCTTGCCGACGAACCCACCGCCGCACTCGACCACGATCGTTCCCAGGAGATCGTCGCACTCCTTCGCTGGCTGGTGGAAGACCGAGGAATCGCCTGCGGATTCGTCACCCACGACCGCTCGCTGATTACTGGCCGCGACGCTGTCTTCGAGATGGATCAACGCGCAGCGGCGCTTGTCTAAGCAGTAGTCTGCAGGAGCTAGCGCAGCATCGCGCCGATGATCGCGCCGAGGTCGCCGACATGGGTGACCTCGGATGCCAGGTAATCTGGTCCACCCACGCGACCAACCACAAGGACAAGGTCGGTCCCGGTCAAAGGTGCAACTGCAAGCGCCGTGTCCAGCAGCCCCCACCCTTCTGGCACCCAGGGCTCGGATTCGGCGTCCAAAACCCGCGGCCCGTCGAGCTCGATCACTGGAGGCCGAGAACCATCGTCGCTAGGCGCAGCGTCCGATGCAGCTACGCGCTCCATGCCGTCGCCGACATTTTGCAGCACCACAGCCCACGACGAAGTCATGGTCCGGGGCATCAGGTTCACGAGCTCACTGAGCGCGTTAGAGCGGTTCTTGGACACTTGTGCAACGCGGGCCAACATCTGCACTTGACCGCGACGATCGACGCGACCCGTGAACGGGCGGATCGAATCAACCTCGACGCCCTCTACTTCAGCGGAGGCAGTAATTACTGTGTCAATCATGGTCCCGGTGGGGAGTTCAACCACGATGTCGTCCGTGACCATCCCGTCGGGACTCGTGTGGACGATGTCGACGGACTTGATGTTCGCGCCTGCTAAACCGAACGCCTCGGCAAGGTCGCCGAGGCTGCCGGGGACGTCCGGAATGGACACGCGAATGAGGTAAGCCATGCTCCCTTTTATAACACCCGGCCCACTCGCCACGGGTGCTGGTTACCGCCGCCCGTCCGTTACAGACGGTGCCGTAAGATGAAGCCGTTGATTGCAAAACCACGCGACTTGAAGGAATCAGTAGTGGCTGAGATTTCACGCGACGAGGTGTCGCGCATCGCTCGGTTGGCGCGTATCGCGTTGAACGACGAGGAGCTTGACCAGATCGCCGGGCAGTTGGACACCATCATCGATGCCGTTTCCGCGGTGCAGCAAGTAGATACCGACGGCGTCACGCCGATGAGCCACCCGCACTCGGTGGAGGCGGAGATGCGCGAGGATGTTCAGCGCACCACGCTGACTCAGGAACAAGCACTGGATCAAGCACCTGCGGTTGAAGATGACCGCTTCGTGGTTCCGCAGATTCTTGGCGAGGGGGAGTAACACAGCATGACTGCATACACGCTGCCAACTGAGGGCTTGGTCTCCAAGCCGGCACACGAGCTCGCCGCGATGATTCAGGCCGGTGAGGTCACCTCCCGCGAGGTAACCCAGGCATTTCTGGATCGCATTGCAGAGACCGATGACGAAATCGGTGCGTTCCTCCACGTCGGCGCGGATGAGGCTCTTGCGGCTGCCGACGCCGTAGACGCACAGGTGAGGGAGGGTAAGGAACCCGCCTCCACGCTTGCAGGTGTGCCGCTTGCACTCAAGGACCTGCTGGTGACCACCGATGCGCCGACCACTGCGGCGTCGAAAATGCTCGAGGGCTACATGAGCCCGTACGACGCGACGGTGGTGAAGAAGCTGCGCGAGGCCGGGATTCCGATCCTGGGCAAGACGAACTTGGACGAGTTTGCCATGGGTTCCTCGACGGAGAACTCCGCATACAAGAAGACGAAGAACCCGCACGACCTCGAGCGCGTGCCAGGCGGTTCCGGCGGCGGTACTGCGGCGGCGCTTGCTGCTGGCCAGGCTCCGCTTGGCATCGGCACGGACACCGGCGGCTCCATTCGCCAGCCGGCGTCGCTCACCGGCACCGTGGGAGTCAAGCCCACGTATGGTGGCGTCAGCCGCTACGGCGTGATCGCCTGCGCCTCCTCGCTCGACCAGGTCGGACCGTGCGCGAACACCGTGCTCGACACCGCACTGTTGCACGAGATCATCGGCGGGCACGACGAGTTCGACGCTACGAGTGTCGATAAGCAATTGCCCTCTTTGGCTGATGCCGCGCGAGAGGGTGCCAAGGGTGATTTGAGCGGGATGAAGATTGGCCGGATCAAGCAGTTCGACCGCCCGGGCACCCAGGATGGTGTGCGCGGGCGTATCGACGCGGCGTACGAGCAGCTTGCGGCTCAAGGCGCGGAGATCGTCGAGGTCGATTGCCCGAGCTTCGACGATGTCATGGGTGCGTATTACATCATTCAGATGTCCGAAGTGAGCTCGAACCTCGCTCGTTTCGACGGCATGCGCTACGGCCTGCGCGCCGGCGACGACGGTACCCACTCCGCCGAGGAAGTCATGGCGATCACCCGCGGCGAAGGCTTCGGCTCTGAGGTCAAGCGTCGCATCATCCTTGGCACCTACGCGCTGTCGGTCGGTTACTACGACGCGTACTACCTGCAGGCGCAGCGCGTGCGCACCCTCGTCGCTCAGGATTTTGAGAGGGCTTTTGAGCTTTGCGACGTGATCGCTGGTCCCGCCGTGCCGTCAACGGCATTCAAGCTCGGCGAGAAGGTCGACGATCCGCTGGCGATGTACAACTTCGACCTGTTCACTCTGCCCCTGAACCTGGCGGGGCTGCCCGGCATGTCGGTGCCAGTGGGCAAGGCAAGTGATACCGGTCTGCCGGTCGGGTTGCAGCTGATTGCGCCGGCGTTTGCCGACGACCGGATCTACCGGGTTGGCGCAGCGGTTGAAGCTGGTCTCGCAACAAGTGAGAACTAACCACTGGACGACCCTCGCGGCGCTGTCCGCGGGGTATTTTCTCGTCCTTTTCGACCAAGGCTTCATGCCGGTGGTCACCCCGCTGCTGCCATTCGAAGTTACAAACTCGGTATGGCTGACCAGCATGTTTCTGCTGTTCTCGGTGGCACCGATGCCCGCCGCAGGGCGGTTAGGCGACGCCTTCGGACACAGGCGGATGTTCCTTCTCGGGCTTGCTATTACGGCAGCGGGTCTGATCCTCGCAGGTTCGTCGTGGTCCTTCGCCGCACTGGTGGTGGCCCGTGCAGCTCAAGGACTTGGCGTTGCACTCTTCCTGCCGCAGGCATTCGCGGTCCTGCCGAAGGTGTTTCCTGAGCACCTGCAAGGGCGAGCGTTCGCGGCCTGGGGTGTCATCGGCTCTGTTGCGTCGCTCCTTGGGCCGATTGCCGGAGGAGCGATCGCGCAATCGCAGGGTTGGCGCGCGGCGTTCTTCGTCCAGGCTGCGATGTGCGTCGGCGCACTGCTTGCTGCCGCCGTTTGGGTTCCGCAGCTGCCAAAGGCGCAAGTTCGCGTGCCCGTGCTGGGCGTACTTCTCTCCTTTGCCGGCCTCGGCTCGTTGGTGTACGGAATTCAGTACAGTGGCTGGTATAGCGTTCTCTTCGGTGCGCTTTGCTTGGCACTACTCGTCCTCGCGGCTCGCAACGGTCAAGACAACGGCTTCCTGCCGCTGTATTTGCTGCGCGATCGCACGTTCGCGTTCGGAACTATCGCCATCTTTGCCATGGGGTTCTCTGTAGCGTCGATGTTCATTCCGATGATGTACTGGCTGCAAACCGTCGCAGGCGCAAGCCCAACGATGTCAGGGTTCATCACCGCGCCCATGTCGGTGGTCGCGTTTGTAGCGACTCCAATTGCCGGCTATCTCTCGGACAAGGGCGACCCGCGCCGTCTCTGCGTCGCCGGGTTCGCCGTGCAAGCCATTGCCATAGCGCTTGTTATCGCGCTTATCCTTGGCTCCGCACAGCCGGCGTGGTTCGGCGTCTCGACCGCGCTCCTCGGTTTGGGCAGCGCATTCGTGTGGGCCCCGAATGCAGCGTTGACCATGCGCGGAATTCCGGAGGCCGATGCGGGGGCAGCCTCGGGCCTGTACAACACTTCTCGGCAGGTAGGCAGCGTGCTTGGTGTCGCACTCGTCGGCGCCGTGCTTGCAACCGGGGAGATCGCCGGCACCGCCGCCCCCGCGATGGCACTGCCACTCGCCGCGTTCCTGGTCGGCGTACTCAGCGCGCTGTTGCTCAGCCGCACGGTGGGGAATCCTGTGCACACTGCCAGTGTTCAGGCTTCGCGCTAGGCTGGCAGCCATGCGATTAGCCACTTTGACATCCGGCGGCGACTGCCCGGGCCTGAATGCTGTGATCCGCGGCATCGTGCGCACGGCCAACACGGAGTTCTCGTCCACAGTGGTGGGCTACCTCGACGGATGGGTCGGTTTGATGGAGGACCGCCGAGTCGACCTTTACGACGATGCCTACATCGACTCCATTCTTCTGCGCGGCGGCACCATCCTAGGCACCGGTCGCCTCCACCCGGACAAGTTCAAAGCGGGTATTGACACGATTAAGGCGAACCTGGACGATGCCGGCATCGACGCGCTGATCGCCATTGGCGGCGAGGGCACGCTCAAGGGCGCGAAGTGGCTCTCTGACAACGGGATCCCGGTCGTCGGTGTGCCAAAGACCATCGATAACGACGTTGCGGCGACCGACTACACCTTCGGTTTTGATACGGCGGTTTCCGTTGCCACTGACGCCATCGACCGCCTCCACACCACCGCGGAATCCCACAACCGCATCCTGATCGTCGAGGTCATGGGCCGTCACGTGGGCTGGATCGCACTGCACGCTGGCATGGCTGGCGGTGCGCACTACACAGTCATCCCGGAAGAGCCGTTCGACATCGCAGACATCTGCAAGGCGATGGAGCGCCGCTTCCAGATGGGCGAGAAGTACGGCATCATAGTGGTGGCTGAGGGCGCGATCCCGAAGGAAGGCACCATGAATGCTGGTTTGGGCGAGGAGGACGAGTTCGGTCACAAGACGTTTACCGGCATGGGCCAGATCATCGCGGATGAAATCAAGGCTCGTCTCGGGTACGACGTGCGAACCACCGTCCTCGGGCACATCCAGCGAGGCGGCACCCCGACTGCGTACGACCGCGTGCTGGCCACCCGCTACGGTGTCCACGCCGCACGCGCCGCGCACGAGGGCAACTTCGACACTTGCGTCGCGCTCCACGGCGAGGACATTGAGCTGGTCCCGCTCGAAACGGCCGTCGCGCATCTCAAGCAGGTCCCGGAGGGCCGTTACCAAACCGCGAAGAGCATGTTCGGCTAAATGCACGATCGCAATCTCGCGGATGCGCGGTTGTGGGTGGTCGGCATCAACCCGGGCGGGCGTTCAGAGGCCGTCGATGCCCCCTTTGCACACCCCGGCAACCGTTTCTGGCCAGCCATGTACGCAGCGGGCATAACCCCGTATCTTGTGGATGCCCGGAACGGCTTGTCTGTCGAAGATTCCGACATGCTCGCAGCTCAAGGCATCGGATTTACAAACCTTGCCGACCGTTTTACCGCGAAGGCGAGCGAGCTGTCCAACGATGAGCTCCGCCGCGGGGGAGAGGCCCTCATCCGCAAGGTTGAGCAATTCCAACCGGCAGGGCTCATGGTTGCAGGTATTGGAGCTTTTCGGATTGCTTTTCGACGGCCGCGTGCATCCCGTGGTCTCCAACCAGACCCAATCGGATCTGCGGAAGTCTGGGTCGTCGGAAATCCCAGTGGCTTGAATGCCCACGAAACGGTGGACTCACTCGCCGCAAGTTATCGCGAGGTCTACGAAGCCGTAATGGGGGATGATTGACCACCTGGCTTGATCCCGGTGTGTCCCTTCCGGTGATAAGCGGCAAGGTCACGGGTTAGCCTAGGCCCGCTCGCGCTCCGGCGGCTTTCAGCCTGCTATCCGCAATCCTCTTCTGTATTCGTGATTTTCGAAACATATAAGGAACGGTTGCGCGGTTGCTCAATCAGCGAGGGTTGGGGCATGCCTCACTTTTCGGTGAATTTGAATTCATTGGGTTGGATGCCCGCTTAGTTCTCTGTGGCCCGGTTGGCTGGGTGGCAGCATTCGGCTTTGCCAAATCGTGATATGAACGTTATAAAAATTCTGTTAGTATGCAATGGTCGAACGTCGAAATCCGACCAAGGACTAACTCATGACTTCTGTGCATGCCCACGCGAAGGGGGGTTCCTCGATGGAGAACGATGAAACCATCTCGGGACCCCAAGAAGTCGGCCCAGACCGTGACGGAAACGAAAAGGAGCCAATCTACGGCACGTCGACAACTAAGATCCGCCGGGTCGCGCATCGCACCGTCCCTAAACGCAACGTTCGTCTCACTCTCTACATAACGCAAGCGGTGGACCTCACCGCCTTGCTTGTTTCCTGGTTTGCGGCTCGATTGATCTTGGGTGATTACTGGCCCAGCTGGGTTGTCACGCCCGACGCAACGCAAACAACGCGGGTCAGCATTATCTCGGCGGTGCCCTTTGTCGCCCTTTACGTGATCGCACTGTGGATCAACAAGTCCTACCGCTGGCACACGCGTCTGGATGTGCATCGCTCGACGCGTCTTGTAGTGCGATCGTGTGTGTACGCCGCGTCATTTCTTTTCGCCATCGGCGTGATGTTTCACGGTTA belongs to Corynebacterium glaucum and includes:
- a CDS encoding serine hydrolase domain-containing protein, which produces MQVPRTPALLTGLGAGAVIFVLLIALGPRPIDVAAERTGNERIASSFADHAEKGHHQLAGFIYDNGEVAFGGLGADEHTEFEIGSVTKTFNAELVRQFIDEGSLTLDTQVQDIIDVASAPIADVTLEELLNHTSGLAVMESLSFAEIMVANFRDGGNAYRRDTPQDILDAASAAELTNRGEMQYSNYGHALLGQLLATHADVPYEELLRTRIFELAGMDNTYIALAHTNDGAPRGLDGSGRSAEPWDMDGWAPAGAIRSTPADMAKYVEWVTAHGLPEYGWADLTGEDDQNYTFHNGGTGGFRTMLVWDPESGQPSPTRAAFVVGNTVAGVEKLGIHVLEETR
- a CDS encoding serine hydrolase domain-containing protein, which produces MRPVLSHPIELATQRTGDPEIAEILATCAEDGHRALCAFIYEAGTVRFGGLGADEHTEVEIGSITKTFNAELVRQLVSEGALAPRTTVGEIIDVPDAPIASVTLEELLDHTSGLGPVGTNGFFHNNVAPSLDLFRYYCRRTPEQVFATAARARLRHRRQFLYSNFGHALVGQLLAVHQKTNYEALVRSRIFEPAGMSDTYIALPGTTRNAPQGLGFNGRPVKPWEEHGWAPAGAAHSTAADMAKYAHWVASHGGPGHAWHQCNIGGVECISKGGGTAGYSNVLSWDTASESPRAAYVANSSAVDVNELDIQLLTRLDNTPGRQ
- a CDS encoding ArsR/SmtB family transcription factor; translated protein: MNSTPSETVARIEALEERVAVLEAHLPGSPSEVPIDYNATADGGVMLHGYVTLGTGDYEYQWARPTHWITDDPWDGQIERLAALAHPVRGEMLRYLLNKPATAADLVEAEIVSSTGTAYHHLKELQSAGWVTKTAGAYEIPPARVIPLMTIMIASEAH
- a CDS encoding response regulator codes for the protein MLIDDHPVVRAGLRAVLNSFGDIEVVAEAADGTAEVPDDVDVVVSDIQMPGADGIALTRRLVAAGGPPVLILTTYDTQADVVAAVEAGAMGYLLKDAPEDELHDAVVRAARRERALSPQVANVLAERVMRPEEALSEREIELLQALQTGASNREIAERLFISQATVKTHLIHIYSKLGVDNRTAAVDTARQRRII
- a CDS encoding sensor histidine kinase yields the protein MSSNRILATLRVSLHVLVAVLLVVGLIGTRSWSAVCVVAAFAAVYLFGTVHQNRGRAYTHGQAAVWLTAVIVLWIILVALSPTFVWLEFPLVMVACFVLPTGWGLAVTAGLLAYTLTVTVPGSGVGGLIGPTIGTILAIGIVHAYQVLRADAEHYRQLAADLQAAQLELAAAEHAAGVAEERSRLSREVHDTMAQGLSSIVLLGRALDKELSLIDAPTSTHDTLTVIRETAADNLAEARRFVSGNAAGATGSAPTTEPLTARIDRLARGAEARQLALGTPLDVRVNAVDLPEPAASVTERIVREGLSNIVRHAGADVAVVTVDKLGAQATVDIYDNGRGITGPEGFGLKGLRARVEEAGGELTVEGNVLAATLPLSGQQEG
- a CDS encoding ABC transporter permease, coding for MFVGIREIKKAKGRFGLIVGTVALITLLVVVLTGLTSGLGKQNTSALEALAPEAVVFEDQQNPSFTTSRVQAKDGTVPLGTGQTLMQAADGEEDSVAVLALPSGTELPGGEVLGSGAVASESIGLSAGESVRIGPAETTVDAVTGDLQFSHTPVIWVPTEIWQQVFHTDADGTVLLSRDADIDGSVSLKESFQGLAAYGSERGSLMLIQGFLYAIAALVIIAFLTVWTMQRTRDLAILKAIGASNSYLMKDALSQSAVLLAIGVLVGGLGAFGIGMAMAGVAPFTLTAPVVAAPPVAVWVLGMAGALLATRSITKINPQSALGGVA
- a CDS encoding ABC transporter ATP-binding protein — protein: MSNANLELSNVTVTFQDGEERLTVLDQLDFTAEPGQLTFIVGESGSGKSTLLSVAAGLIQPDSGTATLGGMKIDHEVRREKIGMIFQQANLISALNVRDQLLVTDHLRGVKPRKERADELLAAVGLESLGDRDMQALSGGQRQRVGIARALMGEPELVLADEPTAALDHDRSQEIVALLRWLVEDRGIACGFVTHDRSLITGRDAVFEMDQRAAALV
- a CDS encoding amino acid-binding ACT domain protein — encoded protein: MAYLIRVSIPDVPGSLGDLAEAFGLAGANIKSVDIVHTSPDGMVTDDIVVELPTGTMIDTVITASAEVEGVEVDSIRPFTGRVDRRGQVQMLARVAQVSKNRSNALSELVNLMPRTMTSSWAVVLQNVGDGMERVAASDAAPSDDGSRPPVIELDGPRVLDAESEPWVPEGWGLLDTALAVAPLTGTDLVLVVGRVGGPDYLASEVTHVGDLGAIIGAMLR
- the gatC gene encoding Asp-tRNA(Asn)/Glu-tRNA(Gln) amidotransferase subunit GatC; the protein is MAEISRDEVSRIARLARIALNDEELDQIAGQLDTIIDAVSAVQQVDTDGVTPMSHPHSVEAEMREDVQRTTLTQEQALDQAPAVEDDRFVVPQILGEGE
- the gatA gene encoding Asp-tRNA(Asn)/Glu-tRNA(Gln) amidotransferase subunit GatA — encoded protein: MTAYTLPTEGLVSKPAHELAAMIQAGEVTSREVTQAFLDRIAETDDEIGAFLHVGADEALAAADAVDAQVREGKEPASTLAGVPLALKDLLVTTDAPTTAASKMLEGYMSPYDATVVKKLREAGIPILGKTNLDEFAMGSSTENSAYKKTKNPHDLERVPGGSGGGTAAALAAGQAPLGIGTDTGGSIRQPASLTGTVGVKPTYGGVSRYGVIACASSLDQVGPCANTVLDTALLHEIIGGHDEFDATSVDKQLPSLADAAREGAKGDLSGMKIGRIKQFDRPGTQDGVRGRIDAAYEQLAAQGAEIVEVDCPSFDDVMGAYYIIQMSEVSSNLARFDGMRYGLRAGDDGTHSAEEVMAITRGEGFGSEVKRRIILGTYALSVGYYDAYYLQAQRVRTLVAQDFERAFELCDVIAGPAVPSTAFKLGEKVDDPLAMYNFDLFTLPLNLAGLPGMSVPVGKASDTGLPVGLQLIAPAFADDRIYRVGAAVEAGLATSEN